CTGTTCGCCACCCACTACTTCGAGCTGACGCGCCTCAACGTGGACTATCCGGAATGCGCCAACGTGCATCTGGACGCGGTCGAACACGGCCACCGCATCGTCTTCCTGCATGCGCTCGAAGAAGGGCCGGCGAGCCAGAGCTACGGGATCGAAGTGGCGGCGCTGGCGGGCATTCCCGCCGCGGTGGTGCGCGACGCCCGTCGTCGCCTGCGCGCCCTGGAGAACCGGGAGGTGGGCAGCGACAGCCAGCCCGACCTGTTCGCCGCCCTGCCGGCCGACGAACCCGATGCGCCCAGCCATCCGGCGGTGGCCGCGTTGACGGAACTCGACCCCGACGAACTAAGCCCGCGCGAAGCGCTCGAGCAGCTCTACGCCCTCAAGCGCCTCGCCACCAAACCCTGAGGCCCGGCAGGACCACGCACATGGACAACCCGATCGACATCCGCGAAGAAGGCGGCGTGCGCTATCTGCACTTCGGCACCGACTGGGTCCAGGGGGCCATGCGCATCCGCACGCCCTTCGCCCTGGAACTGGCCTACACCCGGGAGATGCTGAGCGCCCTGCTCTTCCACGAACCGCCCTGGCCGCGGCGCATCCTGTCCATCGGGCTGGGCGCCGGCTCTCTGGCGAAGTTCATCCACCGCAAGCTGCCCGACAGTCATCACACCGTGGTCGAGATCGAGCCGCGCGTCGTGGCCATCGCCATGAGCTGCTTCGAGGTGCCACGCAGCGACGCACGCCTGGACATTCAGGTCGAGGACGGGCTCGAGTTCATCGCCCGCACCGACGAGCGCTGGGATCTGATCCTGCTCGACGCCTACGATCACGATGTGCGCCCCGGGCCGCTCAACAGCGCCGGCTTCTACGCGCAGCTGCGCGCGCACCTGAGTGCGCAGGGCGTGCTGTCGATCAACATGTTCAACCGGGCGCGGCGCTACGACACCACCATCGCGGCGCTCAACGAGGCCTTCGAGAATCGCGCCGTGGCGTTCGCCTCCACCGACGCGGGCAATTACGTCGCCCTCGGCTTCGCCGGCGACACGGTCGACACCGATGAAGCCGGCCTGCGAGAGCGCGCCGAGGCGCTTCGCGCCGATCTCGGTCTGGATCTGCGCGCCGTCATCGCCCGCCTGCTCGATGCCGGCGAGGCCCGACGCGGGCGGCTCGTGCTCTGAGGCTCAGGCGGACTCGACGTCCGCCGGCTCGGGCGGCAGCCACAGGCAGGCGCCCTTGCTCGCCTTGGCGATGTCGCCCAGTACCGCCTCGTGTGCGGCCATTTCCGCATCGCTGGCGCGCACCACGCGCAAGGGCGGGCGGTCCTTCAGGTCGGCGCCGCCGATCACGTCCTGACTCGGGCCGTCGTCCTCGTCGAGGCCGATGATCAGGCTCTCCTGACCACGGGTCATGGCCAGGTACACCTCCGCAAGCAGCTCCGCATCGAGCAAGGCGCCGTGCAGGGTGCGGTGCGCGTTGTCGATCTCGAAACGATCGCACAGCGCGTCGAGGGTGGCCTTCTTGCCCGGGTTGAGCTCCTTGGCCATCTTGAGGGTGTCGATCACGCCGGCACAGAAGGTGTCGAGCCGCGCTCGCTCGAGCAACGCCAGTTCGTTGTCGAGGAAGCCCACGTCGAAGGCGGCGTTGTGGATCACCAGCTCGCCGCCGCGCACGAAGGCCTCGAATTCCTCCACCACGTCCTTGAAGCGCGGCTTGTCGGCGAGAAATTCATTGGTGATGCCGTGCACCTCGATGGCGCCGGCGTCGATCTCCCGATCCGGATTGACGAACACGTGATAGTGGCGGCCGGTGAGCTTGCGATCGACGAGCTCGACGCAGCCGATCTCGATCACACGATCGCCGTTGCGCCATTCCAGGCCGGTGGTTTCGGTATCCAGTACGATCTGTCGCATTGCGTGTTTCCGTCCGTTCTCAGGCGCGAGCCTGCTTGCGCACCGAATCGACCCCCTGCCGGGCCAGCGCATCGGCGCGTTCGTTGTCCACATGACCGGCATGGCCCTTGACCCACACCCACTCGACCTCGTGCGCGGCCTGCACCGCATCCAGCGCGCGCCACAGATCGGCGTTCTTCACCGGCTGGCGGCCCGCGGTCTTCCACCCACGCGCCTTCCAGCCGTGGATCCACTCGGAGATGCCCTTCTGCACGTACTGGCTGTCGGTGTGCACCCGCGCCTTGACCGGACGCTTGAGCGTCTCCAGCGCACGGATGACCGCGAGCAGCTCCATGCGGTTGTTGGTGGTCGCGGGCTCGCCCCCCCACAACGTCTTCTCATGGCCCCCCGAGCGCAGGATCGCACCCCAGCCACCCGGCCCCGGATTGCCGCTGCAGGCGCCGTCCGTATAAATCTCCACGACTTCAGTCATCCACCTTCCTGTATCCGTTGGCCACGCGCTGGCCGCGTTGCGCCACCGGCGCGAGCGCCTTGACCCGTGCCTTCTTCTTGCGCCAGTTCGGCTGGATCAGG
The nucleotide sequence above comes from Nitrogeniibacter mangrovi. Encoded proteins:
- a CDS encoding fused MFS/spermidine synthase, which codes for MDNPIDIREEGGVRYLHFGTDWVQGAMRIRTPFALELAYTREMLSALLFHEPPWPRRILSIGLGAGSLAKFIHRKLPDSHHTVVEIEPRVVAIAMSCFEVPRSDARLDIQVEDGLEFIARTDERWDLILLDAYDHDVRPGPLNSAGFYAQLRAHLSAQGVLSINMFNRARRYDTTIAALNEAFENRAVAFASTDAGNYVALGFAGDTVDTDEAGLRERAEALRADLGLDLRAVIARLLDAGEARRGRLVL
- the dnaQ gene encoding DNA polymerase III subunit epsilon; the protein is MRQIVLDTETTGLEWRNGDRVIEIGCVELVDRKLTGRHYHVFVNPDREIDAGAIEVHGITNEFLADKPRFKDVVEEFEAFVRGGELVIHNAAFDVGFLDNELALLERARLDTFCAGVIDTLKMAKELNPGKKATLDALCDRFEIDNAHRTLHGALLDAELLAEVYLAMTRGQESLIIGLDEDDGPSQDVIGGADLKDRPPLRVVRASDAEMAAHEAVLGDIAKASKGACLWLPPEPADVESA
- the rnhA gene encoding ribonuclease HI, coding for MTEVVEIYTDGACSGNPGPGGWGAILRSGGHEKTLWGGEPATTNNRMELLAVIRALETLKRPVKARVHTDSQYVQKGISEWIHGWKARGWKTAGRQPVKNADLWRALDAVQAAHEVEWVWVKGHAGHVDNERADALARQGVDSVRKQARA